Proteins encoded within one genomic window of Candidatus Zixiibacteriota bacterium:
- a CDS encoding penicillin-binding transpeptidase domain-containing protein: MNLTRQQRMRLGVLLMLVCLFFTTAVARLIHLQVIKGAEYSEIVCNQSQGKVSIPAARGVIYDRNGTIVADNIVLRSLYAYPTSPGQVQEIAAYLERQFGLERGSAVHKFSLTPRKFRWVRRRLDDTVADQIEASAPPGLYLRKESQRSYRFGRVGRQILGFTDIDNAGRAGIELAYDSILAGQTGVADVYRDGLSRTYRVNESALVPPQPGHSLVLTVDWRLQEIVEEELHNAVEKYNAKSGQAVFMDCYSGDILAIAHFDPNEADPDHPTKLRAISDQFEPGSIFKAFTAAGLIDNGTISYTDSVYCENGLWRMGRRSLRDDKKHEWLNFRSIIELSSNIGTAKCAIQMGGEELFETARRFGIGQKQRVGLPGETSGQLPHPNRWSDYTIAALAMGHGVAVNSLQMATGFAAIANGGELLRPNMVLGRVDDEGYIIDRTEREVIARAMERSSADTLHSILRGVVERGTAEPVNSSAVAIAGKTGTAEIPDLENHTYFKNRFMASFAGYFPADNPLIAGIVVLEEPHPVHYGGWTSGPAFRRIAERYGVLYPDLFSAPERTLAEAEDDSSTTSEVPDLVGHTMATARAEAEERGMKLCANADSGYVVWQYPPADRLVFNGDLVMVAVRSADSTAPGMIDLTGLTIRQALAYLDFLGVSALVEGQGKVVRQSMKPGCRVSENDICKLQCRS; this comes from the coding sequence ATGAATCTAACCCGGCAACAAAGAATGCGGCTCGGGGTGTTGTTGATGCTGGTCTGTTTGTTTTTTACGACAGCCGTGGCCCGGCTCATTCATCTGCAGGTGATAAAGGGAGCCGAATACTCCGAGATCGTGTGCAACCAGTCGCAGGGTAAAGTCTCCATTCCGGCTGCGCGGGGGGTGATTTATGATCGCAACGGCACGATCGTGGCCGACAATATCGTTCTGCGTTCCCTGTATGCTTATCCGACTTCCCCGGGGCAGGTGCAGGAGATAGCGGCATATCTCGAACGTCAATTCGGGCTGGAGCGGGGCAGTGCCGTTCATAAATTCTCACTCACACCGCGCAAATTTCGCTGGGTACGGCGGCGGCTCGATGACACCGTGGCCGATCAAATCGAGGCCTCCGCGCCGCCCGGTTTGTATCTGCGCAAGGAGTCGCAGCGAAGCTATCGTTTTGGCCGGGTAGGTCGCCAGATTCTCGGTTTCACCGATATCGACAACGCCGGTCGGGCCGGGATAGAGCTGGCGTACGATTCGATTCTGGCGGGTCAGACCGGCGTCGCGGATGTCTATCGCGATGGTCTCAGCCGGACTTATCGAGTCAATGAATCGGCGCTCGTTCCGCCGCAACCGGGTCATTCGCTGGTGCTGACAGTCGACTGGAGACTTCAGGAGATCGTTGAGGAAGAACTTCACAACGCCGTCGAAAAGTACAACGCCAAGTCGGGCCAGGCGGTCTTTATGGATTGCTACAGCGGCGATATTCTGGCGATCGCCCATTTCGATCCGAATGAGGCGGACCCCGATCATCCGACCAAGTTGCGTGCGATCTCCGACCAGTTCGAGCCGGGCTCGATTTTCAAGGCCTTTACGGCAGCGGGACTGATCGACAACGGCACGATTTCCTACACCGACTCGGTTTACTGCGAGAATGGTCTCTGGCGAATGGGACGCCGGAGTCTGCGTGACGATAAGAAGCACGAGTGGCTGAATTTCCGCTCGATTATCGAGCTGTCCTCGAATATCGGCACCGCCAAGTGTGCTATTCAAATGGGCGGGGAGGAATTGTTCGAAACGGCGCGCCGGTTCGGCATCGGACAAAAACAACGGGTGGGGCTTCCGGGGGAGACTTCGGGCCAGCTACCGCATCCGAACCGCTGGTCGGATTATACTATCGCCGCCCTGGCGATGGGCCACGGCGTAGCGGTCAATTCGCTGCAAATGGCCACTGGTTTTGCCGCTATTGCCAACGGGGGAGAACTGCTGCGTCCCAACATGGTGCTGGGGCGGGTAGACGACGAAGGATATATCATCGACCGCACCGAGCGGGAGGTGATCGCACGGGCCATGGAACGGTCATCGGCCGATACGCTACACTCCATTCTTCGCGGAGTCGTAGAGAGGGGGACGGCCGAACCGGTCAATTCGTCGGCCGTTGCAATCGCCGGAAAAACCGGCACGGCTGAAATCCCGGATCTGGAAAACCATACTTATTTCAAGAACCGTTTCATGGCCTCGTTCGCCGGGTATTTCCCGGCCGACAATCCGTTGATAGCGGGGATCGTGGTGCTCGAAGAGCCGCATCCGGTGCATTACGGCGGCTGGACTTCGGGACCGGCGTTTCGTCGTATTGCCGAACGTTACGGTGTTCTCTATCCGGACTTGTTCTCGGCGCCGGAACGCACCCTGGCCGAAGCAGAAGATGATAGCAGTACCACGAGTGAAGTGCCTGATTTAGTCGGCCATACGATGGCGACCGCACGAGCGGAGGCGGAAGAGCGGGGGATGAAACTCTGCGCCAACGCCGATTCCGGCTATGTCGTCTGGCAATACCCCCCGGCCGATCGGCTGGTGTTTAACGGCGATCTGGTAATGGTGGCGGTCAGGTCGGCCGATTCTACGGCTCCGGGAATGATCGATTTGACCGGGCTGACGATCCGTCAGGCGCTCGCTTATCTCGATTTTCTGGGAGTGTCCGCCTTAGTGGAAGGGCAGGGTAAAGTGGTGCGGCAGTCGATGAAGCCGGGCTGCCGGGTGTCTGAGAATGATATTTGTAAACTTCAGTGTCGGTCATGA
- the mraZ gene encoding division/cell wall cluster transcriptional repressor MraZ — MTGFVGQYQTTMDDKGRFVLPARLRGVKSPSGKLLLSGDLILTRGLEGCLSLYPQEEWSEIQKRLSALNFTQKDYRYFSRRFYSSASIVAPDKSGRILIPAPLIAEVKLKKDLLVIGVNRSIEIWNAERYEYYLEQFAGSYEEVAERLFSAHDREQQ; from the coding sequence GTGACTGGTTTCGTCGGCCAATATCAAACGACAATGGATGACAAAGGTCGCTTTGTCTTGCCGGCACGGTTACGCGGAGTCAAATCCCCATCGGGAAAGCTGCTGTTAAGCGGTGATCTCATACTCACCAGAGGCCTGGAAGGTTGCCTGAGTCTTTATCCGCAGGAGGAATGGAGCGAGATTCAGAAGCGTCTTTCGGCGTTGAACTTTACTCAAAAAGATTATCGGTACTTCAGTCGGCGTTTTTATTCGTCGGCCAGTATCGTTGCCCCGGACAAATCCGGCCGTATCCTGATTCCCGCCCCGCTTATCGCGGAGGTGAAGTTGAAGAAGGATCTGCTGGTGATCGGGGTGAATCGTTCGATAGAAATTTGGAATGCTGAGCGATACGAGTACTACCTGGAGCAGTTCGCCGGCAGCTACGAAGAGGTAGCTGAAAGGCTGTTTTCAGCCCATGACCGCGAGCAGCAATAG
- the rsmH gene encoding 16S rRNA (cytosine(1402)-N(4))-methyltransferase RsmH, with protein MTASSNSGPHQPVMVDEVVHWLVTDTEGAYIDGTVGSGGYLKAISAVAGKKARLYGIDLDREAVARSRSNLSECPQRFQIIHGSYAEIAQLADGLPDRVFDGILLDLGLSSEQLDSPERGFAFRLEGPLDMRFTQAPETRSAADLINSLPEKKLAEIIRNYGEERQANRIAGRIVRERQNRMIRTTADLSDIVASVVPSAHLNKSLARVFQALRIAVNLELESLTKALPDMRELLKPGGRLAVISYHSLEDRIVKQFFQEQENPCQCPPGLPVCVCGARPTMRRLTRRAIIPGKDEMASNPRSRSAKLRVAEKLM; from the coding sequence ATGACCGCGAGCAGCAATAGCGGCCCGCATCAACCGGTAATGGTTGATGAGGTGGTTCACTGGCTGGTAACGGATACAGAGGGTGCTTATATCGACGGGACCGTCGGCTCGGGCGGGTATCTCAAAGCGATCTCGGCCGTAGCCGGAAAGAAAGCGCGTTTATACGGCATTGATCTTGACCGCGAGGCGGTCGCGAGGAGCCGAAGCAACTTATCGGAATGCCCGCAGCGCTTCCAGATTATCCACGGCAGTTATGCCGAGATAGCACAACTGGCCGACGGTCTCCCGGATCGGGTATTCGATGGAATCCTGCTTGACCTGGGTTTATCCAGCGAGCAGCTCGACAGTCCCGAGCGGGGTTTCGCGTTTCGGTTAGAGGGACCTCTGGATATGAGATTTACTCAGGCGCCGGAGACCCGAAGCGCAGCCGATTTGATAAACAGCCTTCCGGAGAAGAAGCTGGCGGAAATAATCCGCAATTATGGAGAAGAAAGGCAGGCGAACAGGATCGCCGGCCGGATAGTCAGGGAAAGACAAAATAGGATGATCCGCACCACCGCCGACCTGTCAGACATCGTTGCTTCCGTCGTCCCCTCGGCACATTTGAACAAATCACTGGCTCGAGTTTTTCAGGCTTTGCGCATTGCCGTCAATCTGGAGCTGGAATCGCTCACGAAAGCTCTGCCCGATATGCGGGAGCTTCTGAAGCCGGGTGGTCGGCTCGCTGTTATCTCCTACCATTCTCTTGAAGACCGTATCGTAAAGCAATTTTTCCAAGAGCAGGAAAATCCCTGTCAATGTCCCCCCGGACTGCCGGTTTGTGTCTGTGGCGCTCGCCCCACGATGCGCCGCCTGACTCGTCGGGCAATCATCCCCGGAAAAGATGAGATGGCATCCAATCCCCGCTCCCGATCGGCTAAGTTGCGGGTGGCCGAGAAGCTGATGTAA